The following coding sequences lie in one Rhizobium rhododendri genomic window:
- a CDS encoding pyrophosphate--fructose-6-phosphate 1-phosphotransferase, with product MARQKVAMLTAGGLAPCLSSAVGGLIERYTDIAPDIELIAYRSGYQGVLTADRIEITPAMREKAHLLHRYGGSPIGNSRVKLTNAADLVKRGMVKEGENPLRVAAERLASDGVTILHTIGGDDTNTTAADLAAYLGANGYNLTVVGLPKTVDNDVVPIRQSLGAWTAAEVGAHFFDNVSNEQTAAPRSLVIHEVMGRSCGWLTAATARAYIQKTSANEYVDGMMTNAAMKSIDGLYLPEMAFDIHSEAARLKEMMDKNGHVTLFVSEGACVDAIIAEREAAGENIKRDAFGHVKLDSINVGNWFQKQFAALLDADRSMVQKSGYFARSAPANIDDLRLIQGMVDLAVESALNKVSGVTGHDEGQGGKLRTIEFPRIKGGKKFDMSAKWFGEVMDHIGQQYREG from the coding sequence ATGGCCAGACAGAAAGTCGCAATGCTCACCGCCGGAGGGCTCGCGCCCTGCTTGTCGTCCGCTGTTGGCGGGCTGATAGAGCGCTACACGGACATCGCGCCCGACATCGAGTTGATTGCCTATCGCTCCGGCTACCAAGGTGTCCTGACGGCCGACCGAATCGAAATCACCCCCGCCATGCGTGAAAAGGCGCACCTGCTGCATCGCTATGGCGGATCGCCGATTGGCAACAGCCGCGTCAAGCTCACCAACGCCGCCGACCTCGTCAAGCGTGGGATGGTGAAGGAAGGCGAGAACCCGTTGCGTGTCGCTGCAGAACGGCTGGCATCCGACGGCGTCACCATCCTCCACACCATCGGCGGAGACGATACAAACACGACGGCAGCCGATCTCGCTGCCTACCTCGGCGCCAACGGCTACAACCTCACCGTCGTCGGACTGCCGAAGACGGTCGATAACGACGTCGTGCCGATCCGGCAGTCGCTTGGCGCCTGGACGGCAGCCGAAGTCGGCGCCCACTTCTTCGATAATGTCAGCAACGAGCAAACGGCGGCACCGCGCTCGCTGGTCATCCATGAGGTCATGGGCCGCAGCTGCGGCTGGCTGACGGCAGCAACGGCGCGCGCCTACATCCAGAAGACCAGCGCCAACGAATATGTCGATGGCATGATGACCAACGCCGCGATGAAGAGTATCGACGGTCTCTACCTGCCGGAGATGGCTTTCGACATCCATTCCGAGGCCGCCAGGCTGAAAGAGATGATGGACAAGAACGGCCATGTGACGCTCTTCGTCTCCGAAGGTGCCTGTGTCGATGCCATCATCGCCGAGCGCGAAGCTGCCGGCGAAAACATCAAGCGCGATGCCTTCGGCCACGTGAAGCTCGACAGCATCAATGTCGGCAACTGGTTCCAGAAGCAGTTTGCAGCCCTGCTCGATGCCGATCGGTCCATGGTCCAGAAATCCGGCTATTTCGCCCGCTCGGCGCCGGCCAATATCGACGATCTCAGGCTGATCCAGGGCATGGTCGACCTCGCAGTCGAAAGCGCCCTCAACAAGGTCTCCGGCGTCACCGGCCATGACGAAGGCCAGGGCGGAAAGCTGCGTACAATCGAGTTCCCGCGCATCAAGGGCGGCAAGAAGTTCGACATGTCGGCAAAGTGGTTCGGCGAAGTGATGGACCACATTGGCCAGCAATACCGCGAAGGATGA
- a CDS encoding J domain-containing protein has translation MSIWEKLLNAVGTAGNALSGVVEAIRTLFEGDPETRRKVAFSVAIIALSAKMAKADGVVTENEVNAFREIFEFPDDQAKNVARLYNLARQDVAGYEAYAERLATLCVTCSENCPVLEDVLDGLFHIAKADGLIHEKEISFLAHIAEIFQMDEERFEQIMARHVSGNGRDPYKVLGVKPSDDFPTIRKRYHGLVYEHHPDRLVSRGVPEEFHVIANERMAALNAAYEEIEKERRAA, from the coding sequence ATGTCTATCTGGGAAAAGCTGCTGAATGCCGTCGGCACCGCGGGGAATGCCCTGTCAGGCGTGGTCGAAGCCATCCGGACGTTGTTCGAAGGCGATCCCGAAACCCGCCGCAAGGTGGCGTTCTCGGTCGCGATCATCGCGCTTTCTGCCAAGATGGCGAAGGCAGACGGTGTCGTCACCGAGAATGAAGTCAATGCCTTCCGCGAGATTTTTGAGTTTCCGGATGACCAGGCGAAGAATGTCGCGCGCCTCTACAATCTGGCGCGCCAGGACGTTGCCGGCTACGAGGCCTATGCCGAACGGCTGGCAACGCTGTGCGTCACTTGCAGCGAAAACTGCCCCGTGCTCGAGGACGTGCTGGACGGCCTGTTCCACATTGCCAAGGCCGACGGATTGATCCACGAGAAGGAAATCTCGTTCCTCGCCCACATCGCCGAGATCTTCCAGATGGACGAAGAACGCTTCGAGCAGATCATGGCGCGGCATGTCTCCGGTAACGGGCGCGATCCCTACAAGGTTCTGGGCGTCAAGCCTTCCGACGATTTCCCGACCATCCGCAAGCGCTACCACGGCCTGGTTTACGAACACCATCCCGACCGCCTCGTATCGCGTGGCGTGCCCGAGGAGTTCCACGTCATCGCCAACGAGCGGATGGCGGCACTGAACGCTGCCTACGAGGAAATCGAGAAGGAACGCCGCGCCGCATGA
- a CDS encoding DMT family transporter: MPFADRPQLLGLALGLIGVLIFSATLPFTHIALEGFSPAFITFGRALVASAAAIVTLLVLRRPLPRGHFGQLFAAGLCVVFAFPGFSSIAMQTIPASHGAVVLGLLPLLTAIFAAIIDGERPGILFWICGVIGATLVVSFSVTQNGFQMQPGDLWLFAAAVIVALGYVLLGRLSRSLSGWEAICWALVVTLPISLIGTAMTASNGFHAPTVTAWGAFAYLGLMSMFAGFLFWNAGLAIGGIGRVAQVQLMQTFFTLGISALLLGEHVGLETVGFAMLVAFVVWLGRKARHS; this comes from the coding sequence ATGCCCTTTGCAGACCGACCGCAGCTTCTTGGCCTCGCCCTCGGGCTGATCGGCGTCCTCATTTTCAGTGCAACGCTGCCTTTCACCCATATTGCACTGGAAGGTTTCTCCCCGGCCTTCATTACCTTCGGCCGCGCGCTGGTCGCCTCCGCTGCCGCCATCGTGACGCTGCTCGTCCTGCGCCGACCGCTGCCGCGCGGTCACTTCGGTCAGTTGTTCGCTGCCGGCCTCTGCGTTGTCTTCGCCTTTCCCGGTTTTTCGTCAATCGCCATGCAGACCATCCCGGCAAGCCACGGCGCCGTCGTCCTCGGCCTGCTGCCGCTGTTGACGGCGATCTTTGCCGCCATCATCGACGGCGAGCGACCCGGGATCCTGTTCTGGATCTGCGGCGTCATCGGCGCCACCCTGGTCGTCAGCTTCTCGGTGACGCAAAACGGTTTCCAGATGCAGCCCGGCGACCTCTGGCTGTTTGCCGCCGCGGTCATCGTGGCGCTCGGCTATGTCCTGCTCGGCAGGCTTTCGCGCAGCCTGTCGGGCTGGGAGGCAATCTGCTGGGCGCTGGTCGTGACCCTGCCGATCTCGCTCATCGGTACCGCCATGACAGCCTCGAACGGTTTTCACGCGCCAACGGTGACAGCGTGGGGCGCCTTTGCCTATCTCGGGTTGATGTCGATGTTTGCCGGCTTTCTCTTCTGGAATGCGGGGCTTGCGATCGGCGGCATCGGCCGCGTGGCCCAGGTCCAGCTGATGCAGACCTTCTTCACGCTCGGCATTTCCGCCCTCCTCCTTGGCGAGCATGTCGGGCTGGAGACCGTGGGCTTCGCGATGCTGGTCGCCTTCGTCGTCTGGCTCGGCCGCAAAGCACGCCATTCGTAA
- a CDS encoding LysE family translocator has translation MSVETWLAFAAASAVMLAIPGPTILLVISYALGHGRRTTVATVAGVTLGDFTAMTASLAGLGALLATSAGLFTVLKLIGAGYLMFLGIKLWRAPVVTGPMGDNDNLPEERSSKIFLHAYVVTALNPKSIIFFIAFVPQFLDLGKPFLPQTLILEATFLVLAALNAFLYGLLADVARGYIRKASVQRAVNRTGGTLLIAAGAVTAGYRRMAA, from the coding sequence ATGTCCGTTGAAACCTGGCTTGCCTTCGCCGCCGCTTCTGCCGTCATGCTGGCTATCCCCGGCCCGACGATCCTGTTGGTGATATCGTATGCGCTTGGCCACGGCCGGCGCACGACGGTCGCAACCGTTGCCGGGGTGACGCTCGGCGACTTCACCGCGATGACCGCCTCGCTTGCCGGCCTCGGTGCCCTGCTGGCAACTTCGGCAGGCCTGTTCACGGTGCTCAAACTGATCGGCGCAGGCTACCTGATGTTTCTCGGCATCAAGCTCTGGCGCGCCCCTGTCGTGACCGGCCCGATGGGCGACAACGATAACCTTCCCGAGGAAAGATCGTCCAAGATTTTCCTGCACGCCTATGTTGTAACGGCACTCAATCCTAAAAGTATCATCTTCTTTATTGCCTTCGTTCCGCAGTTCCTCGACCTCGGCAAGCCGTTCTTGCCGCAAACCCTTATCCTGGAAGCAACTTTCCTCGTCCTCGCAGCCCTCAATGCGTTTCTCTATGGCCTGCTGGCCGACGTTGCGCGCGGCTACATCCGCAAGGCCAGCGTGCAGCGCGCGGTCAACAGGACAGGGGGAACGTTGCTGATTGCGGCCGGCGCCGTCACGGCCGGATACCGGCGAATGGCGGCTTAG
- a CDS encoding N-acetylmuramoyl-L-alanine amidase → MTSFAADYSGALVQPSPNHGERAGGRKPDMILLHYTGMGTADGALDWLCRTESQVSSHYFIHEDGRVLQLVPEARRAWHAGKGVWRKENDINSLSIGIEIANAGHPGGLPQFPDAQIDAVIELCRDCGERWSIAPERVLGHSDIAPIRKVDPGERFPWARLHAAGVGHWVEPSPISGGRFFQMGDSGQPVEALQSMLSLYGYGTEINGDFSAAMAGDVEAFQRHFRQERVDGIADFSTIDTLHRLLRALPHFA, encoded by the coding sequence ATGACATCGTTTGCGGCTGACTACAGCGGTGCCCTGGTGCAACCGTCTCCGAACCACGGCGAGCGGGCAGGTGGGCGCAAGCCGGATATGATCCTGTTGCACTATACCGGCATGGGCACGGCCGATGGCGCCCTCGACTGGCTCTGTCGGACGGAAAGCCAGGTCTCCAGCCACTATTTCATCCATGAAGACGGCCGGGTGCTGCAACTCGTGCCCGAAGCGCGTCGTGCCTGGCATGCGGGCAAGGGTGTCTGGCGCAAGGAAAACGATATCAACTCGCTCTCCATCGGCATCGAGATCGCCAATGCAGGCCACCCGGGCGGCTTGCCACAATTCCCCGATGCGCAGATCGATGCGGTCATTGAATTGTGTCGCGATTGCGGCGAGCGCTGGTCCATAGCGCCGGAAAGGGTGCTCGGTCACTCCGATATAGCACCCATTCGCAAGGTCGATCCCGGCGAGCGCTTTCCGTGGGCAAGGCTGCATGCCGCAGGGGTCGGTCACTGGGTGGAGCCATCGCCGATATCCGGGGGGCGCTTTTTCCAGATGGGCGACAGCGGGCAGCCGGTCGAGGCGCTGCAGTCGATGCTGTCACTCTATGGTTACGGCACGGAAATCAATGGCGATTTTTCCGCAGCCATGGCCGGCGATGTCGAGGCTTTCCAGCGGCATTTCCGCCAGGAACGGGTCGACGGGATCGCCGATTTCTCGACCATCGATACGCTGCATCGCCTGCTGCGGGCGTTGCCGCACTTCGCCTGA
- a CDS encoding lytic transglycosylase domain-containing protein: MKNLIVATAACASMLLMGYDCAFAGQHRVRVETKSFKTLGRSIGYARQDATASTGNTVVPGPSDNRYSEIITKYARQNGVDVALATAVIKIESNFNPRMRGSHGEVGLMQVKPATARMMGYSGSVKGLADPDTNIRIGMKYLALAQTLGGGETCNTILKYNAGHGATRMNPVSKRYCGKVLALLD, translated from the coding sequence ATGAAAAATTTGATTGTTGCGACGGCAGCATGCGCAAGCATGTTGCTGATGGGATACGATTGCGCTTTTGCAGGCCAGCACCGGGTCAGGGTCGAGACGAAATCGTTCAAGACACTCGGCCGCAGCATCGGTTACGCCAGGCAGGATGCAACGGCTAGCACCGGCAACACCGTTGTTCCGGGTCCGAGCGACAATCGCTATTCCGAGATCATCACCAAATATGCCAGGCAGAACGGCGTCGATGTCGCGCTGGCAACGGCAGTCATCAAGATCGAAAGCAACTTCAACCCGCGTATGCGCGGCAGCCATGGCGAGGTCGGCCTGATGCAGGTGAAGCCGGCAACGGCACGGATGATGGGTTATTCCGGCTCGGTCAAGGGGCTCGCCGATCCCGATACCAACATCCGCATCGGCATGAAATATCTGGCCCTGGCGCAGACGCTCGGCGGTGGCGAGACTTGCAATACTATCCTCAAATACAATGCCGGCCATGGCGCGACGCGCATGAACCCGGTGTCCAAGCGGTACTGCGGCAAGGTGCTGGCGCTTCTCGACTAG
- a CDS encoding lytic transglycosylase domain-containing protein yields the protein MIASGFTSLKRSVAVSAILCGGLAGCATQQQTSQADLSHTTTNVPHPTSTAQVSTTATPGSTTAIVSQAQPQATATLSKSGRLPGTETAAAIGPRLPADQASNMQDRMGQPAGKSGKGSEAQVAIASVTGAPAANTSASATYASSDDMLIPSVVAIPTPNPSRPGDLTQTPALSSALVESGNAIPMTPEMVAIQAVVPTPRPGEASPFTATQVAYAAPSQAANLSYADNRLHYDFNFDTTGPSIVPAVLEERSDDNVSSEEKGHITTLIEKYAKLYQVPAALIHRVVHRESRYDPKAFNNRGYFGLMQIKYNTAKSMGYDGPASGLFDAETNIKYAAKYLRGAWMVADNKLDTAVALYARGYYYDAKNKGMTNVANGNY from the coding sequence ATGATAGCCAGCGGATTTACGAGCCTGAAGCGCAGCGTCGCCGTCTCGGCAATCCTTTGCGGTGGCCTCGCCGGTTGTGCCACCCAGCAGCAGACATCCCAGGCAGATCTCTCTCATACGACGACAAACGTCCCCCACCCGACATCGACGGCACAAGTTTCCACAACAGCAACGCCCGGTTCCACGACGGCGATTGTGTCGCAGGCCCAGCCACAGGCGACAGCGACCCTTTCGAAATCCGGCCGCCTGCCAGGGACCGAGACAGCTGCGGCGATAGGCCCACGCCTGCCGGCCGACCAGGCCTCGAATATGCAGGACCGCATGGGGCAACCTGCTGGAAAATCCGGCAAGGGCAGCGAGGCGCAGGTCGCCATTGCTTCGGTCACCGGCGCTCCTGCGGCAAATACCTCGGCGTCCGCCACCTATGCCTCTTCAGACGATATGCTAATCCCGTCAGTGGTTGCCATTCCCACACCCAATCCTTCCCGCCCCGGGGATCTCACGCAGACCCCGGCCTTGAGCTCGGCGCTGGTTGAAAGCGGCAACGCTATCCCGATGACGCCGGAAATGGTAGCGATCCAGGCAGTCGTGCCGACACCACGCCCGGGCGAAGCCAGCCCCTTCACCGCGACGCAGGTTGCCTATGCCGCCCCCTCTCAGGCTGCAAACCTCAGCTACGCGGACAACCGTCTTCATTACGACTTCAACTTCGACACGACAGGCCCGAGCATCGTACCTGCCGTTCTGGAAGAGAGAAGCGATGACAATGTGTCCTCCGAGGAAAAGGGCCACATCACCACGCTGATCGAGAAATATGCGAAACTCTATCAGGTGCCGGCAGCACTAATCCACCGCGTCGTGCACCGAGAAAGCCGCTATGATCCAAAGGCTTTCAACAATCGCGGCTATTTCGGCCTGATGCAAATCAAGTACAACACGGCAAAATCCATGGGCTACGACGGCCCAGCCTCCGGCCTTTTCGATGCCGAGACCAACATCAAGTATGCCGCAAAGTATCTGCGCGGTGCATGGATGGTGGCCGACAACAAGCTCGACACCGCAGTCGCCCTTTACGCGCGTGGCTATTACTACGATGCCAAGAACAAGGGCATGACCAACGTCGCCAACGGAAACTACTGA